The DNA sequence GGGGCCGATCGGCCTCGAAATCCTGCAAAGCCAGTCCTTCGACCTTATTTTCACGGACCAGGGAATGCCCGAAATGGCCGGCCGCGAGTTTGCAATGGCGGTCCGAAGCGTCCTGCCAGACATTCCGATAGCACTCATTACCGGCGATACCGATGTCGGCGAGCCTGACGCCAACATTGACATCGTCATTTCAAAACCCTTCAGAGGAGATCAACTCGAGTCCGCCATCAAGCTGCTCCTGCGTCGTCAATCGCCGGACGGGTGACGCTCTGACACGAACCGCATCATGAATACGGCGGACACATTGGCAGGATATCCCGGTTGGCCCAGTTTTTGACCACCACGCTGTCGCGACGCGAGAGGCACCTACTTGACACTGCGCGCGTTACGCCTGACTTGAACCACACGAGCACCCGCACCCATTACATGACGTACGAACCCCTCTGGTTGACCCAGGACGAAGACCCGGAACAGAGTATTCCCCTCCCCACGCCGGATGAGGAAAAGGAGATGAGCCGGACGGAGGTGCCCGATGCGCTTCCGATTCTCGCCCTTCGGAATACGGTGCTTTTCCCCGGCGTGGTGCTCCCCATAACGGTGGGGCGGGACGCATCACTGAATCTTGTCAAAGAGGCGTTCGCCGGCGACCGACTCGTTGGCGTTGTTGCTCAGCGCAGCAGTGAAGTCGAGGACCCCGAGCCCGGCGATCTCTATGAGATCGGAACGGTCGCGACAATACTGAAGCTGATCAAGATGCCGGATGGCTCGAAATCGATTGTCATTCAGGGCAAGCGTCGCTTTCGAATCGAAGAGTACATCGAGATCGAGCCGTACTTCAAGGCGCGAGTCAGCGCCATCGACGAGCAGCTCGAGGTGGATGACATTGAACTCACCGCGAGAATCCGCTCGATCAAAGAACTGGCCATTCAGATCGTGCACATGTCACCCAATCTGCCGAGCGAGGCCGCGTTCGCAATCCAGAATATTGAATCGCCCACGTTCCTGATTCACTTCATCGCCTCCAACCTTCAGGTGGAGGTAGAAGACAAGCAAAAGCTGCTCGCGACCATCTCCCTTATCGAGCGGGCAGATCAGGTGATGGACCATCTGGATCACGAAATCCAGGTGTTGCAGTTGTCCGAGGAAATTCGCTCCCGCGTAAAGACGGACGTGGACCGGCAACAGCGCGAGTACCTTCTTCGCCAGCAGATGAAAGCCATTCAGGACGAGTTGGGCGAGTCCGAGGCGTCGGCGACTGAAGTGGCCGGTCTGCGCGAGAAGGCGGAGAAGAAGGAATTGCCCGAGCACGTGACGAAGGCCCTGGATAAGGAACTCGAGAAGCTCAGCCGTTCCAATCCGGCATCACCCGACTATGCGGTGACCAGGAACTACGTCGACTGGATTCTGGACCTGCCGTGGTCGGAGTTCTCGGAAGATCAGCTGGATATCTCGCGATCCGAGGACATCCTCAATGAGGACCACTTCGGACTCGACCAGGTGAAGAAACGCATCGTCGAATACCTGGCCGTACTGAAGCTGAAAGGCGACATGAAGGCACCGATTCTGTGCTTTCATGGACCGCCCGGAGTAGGCAAGACGAGCCTCGGCAAGAGCATCGCACGGGCGCTGGATCGTCAGTTTGTCCGGATGAGTCTGGGCGGCATGCGGGACGAAGCGGAAATACGTGGGCATCGCCGAACTTACGTTGGGGCTCTGCCGGGCCGAATCCTTCAGGGAATGAAGCGTGCCGGGACAGCCAACCCCGTATTCATGCTCGACGAGGTCGACAAGCTGGGGGCCGACTTCCGCGGCGATCCATCGAGTGCTCTTCTCGAAGTGCTTGACCCGGAGCAGAACCATACGTTCAACGACCACTACCTCGAGCTCGACTACGATCTGTCACGCGTCCTCTTCATCGCCACGGCCAACTATCTCGACAGGATCCCGAATCCGCTTCGCGACAGAATGGAGATGATCGAGATCACCGGCTATACGCAGGAAGAGAAGCTTGAGATCGCCCGGCAGTATCTGGTCCCTCGTCAGACCACCGAGAACGGCCTGAAGGATGATCAATTCGCCATCACCGACGGTGCGATTCGGGAAATCATCGATGGCTACACGCGGGAATCCGGCGTTCGTCAACTTGAACGCACGATTGGATCCGTTGCGCGAGGCGTCGCAAAGAATGTTGCTGTCGGAAAGACAAAGTCGGCCGAAGTAACGGAGAATGAACTGGAGGACTACCTTGGGGCAAAGAAGTACTTCTCGGAAGTGGCCCTCCGCACACAGGTACCGGGTGTTGCAACCGGTCTTGCATGGACACCGGTAGGCGGTGACATTCTGTTCA is a window from the Rhodothermales bacterium genome containing:
- the lon gene encoding endopeptidase La gives rise to the protein MTYEPLWLTQDEDPEQSIPLPTPDEEKEMSRTEVPDALPILALRNTVLFPGVVLPITVGRDASLNLVKEAFAGDRLVGVVAQRSSEVEDPEPGDLYEIGTVATILKLIKMPDGSKSIVIQGKRRFRIEEYIEIEPYFKARVSAIDEQLEVDDIELTARIRSIKELAIQIVHMSPNLPSEAAFAIQNIESPTFLIHFIASNLQVEVEDKQKLLATISLIERADQVMDHLDHEIQVLQLSEEIRSRVKTDVDRQQREYLLRQQMKAIQDELGESEASATEVAGLREKAEKKELPEHVTKALDKELEKLSRSNPASPDYAVTRNYVDWILDLPWSEFSEDQLDISRSEDILNEDHFGLDQVKKRIVEYLAVLKLKGDMKAPILCFHGPPGVGKTSLGKSIARALDRQFVRMSLGGMRDEAEIRGHRRTYVGALPGRILQGMKRAGTANPVFMLDEVDKLGADFRGDPSSALLEVLDPEQNHTFNDHYLELDYDLSRVLFIATANYLDRIPNPLRDRMEMIEITGYTQEEKLEIARQYLVPRQTTENGLKDDQFAITDGAIREIIDGYTRESGVRQLERTIGSVARGVAKNVAVGKTKSAEVTENELEDYLGAKKYFSEVALRTQVPGVATGLAWTPVGGDILF